A single Eremothecium sinecaudum strain ATCC 58844 chromosome VIII, complete sequence DNA region contains:
- the CGI121 gene encoding Cgi121p (Syntenic homolog of Ashbya gossypii ABR201W; Syntenic homolog of Saccharomyces cerevisiae YML036W (CGI121); 2-introns in Ashbya gossypii), which translates to MLDLKLPQFPNTELHIALFEEVANVAELRDNVANLPYSFIDARSVVSKEQLLSAIYRALIEKQYNKLRTMTLHSEFILCLSPNSNIGESFKKFGLKEDSKAVIVLKATTPDETFDKEELLSLMHGKEVEFSNEKLLSYADINLIKKNYKLTGFEPESDEDLSAALVHAIQLRGL; encoded by the exons ATGCTAGATTTAAAGCTTCCTCAGTTCCCTAACACTGAGTTACATATTGCACTATTCGAAGAGGTAGCAAATGTAGCTGAATTAAGAGACAATGTCGCCAATTTACCATATAGTTTCATTGATGCCAGAAGCGTTGTTTCTAAAGAACAGTTGCTGAGCGCTATCTATAGAGCATTGATAGAAAAGCAGTATAATAAACTCAGAACAATGACTTTACACTCAGAATTCATCCTCTGTTTATCTCCTAATTCAAAT ATTGGTGAGTCCTTTAAGAAGTTTGGACTCAAAGAAGATTCAAAAGCTGTGATTGTACTGAAAGCCACCACTCCAGATGAGACATTTGATAAGGAAGAACTGCTTTCACTAATGCATGGTAAAGAAGTAGAATTCAGCAATGAAAAGCTACTGTCATACGCAGACATTAATCTCATTAAAAAA AATTACAAATTGACCGGTTTTGAACCCGAAAGTGACGAGGATTTGTCCGCAGCATTAGTACATGCAATTCAACTGCGCGGGCTATAG
- the TFB3 gene encoding TFIIH/NER complex subunit TFB3 (Syntenic homolog of Ashbya gossypii ABR202C; Syntenic homolog of Saccharomyces cerevisiae YDR460W (TFB3)), which produces MDDDEKKDMCPICKTDRYLSPDMKFLVNPECYHKICESCVDRIFSLGPAQCPYEGCDKILRKNKFKTQIFDDVDVEREVDIRKRVFNVFNKTMEDFDGDLNAYNKYFEEVEDIIYSLDKGIDVAKNEEKLRTYEELNKQLIMVNIERNKQSMENFEQRQKFEKEMKLKKRMLERQIKEEERANKEWAKREIVNQLSSEMDADEVIENVKKTVKLKKSSARRKLEELNKVLRNNPYMTVSNGRMKKQEKVPFTPFNGDRELHKRYDLAESKYHDPYIQSLQSKKAYIASGFKPEYVYNRLLTEAFLGLGCIIQEEL; this is translated from the coding sequence atggatgatgatgagaaGAAGGACATGTGTCCTATCTGTAAAACAGATCGCTATTTGTCTCCAGATATGAAGTTTCTAGTCAATCCAGAGTGTTACCATAAAATATGTGAATCCTGCGTCGATCGTATATTTAGCCTGGGACCCGCCCAGTGTCCATATGAAGGCTGTGACAAGATTCTAAGGAAGAATAAGTTTAAGACTCAGATATttgatgatgttgatgTTGAGAGGGAAGTGGATATTAGGAAGAGGGTATTCAATGTGTTTAATAAGACGATGGAAGACTTCGATGGCGATTTGAATGCATATAACAAGTATTTTGAGGAGGTAGAGGATATAATCTACAGTTTGGACAAAGGAATTGATGTTGCGAAGAACGAGGAGAAGTTGCGAACTTATGAGGAGTTGAATAAACAGCTAATAATGGTGAATATAGAGCGAAATAAGCAAAGCATGGAGAACTTTGAGCAGAGGCAGaagtttgagaaggagatgaagctgaagaagaggatgTTGGAGCGTCAAATAAAAGAGGAAGAACGTGCGAACAAGGAATGGGCGAAGCGGGAGATTGTCAACCAGCTATCATCGGAAATGGATGCTGACGAAGTCATCGAGAATGTTAAGAAGACTGTTAAATTGAAGAAGTCGTCGGCTAGAAGAAAGTTGGAAGAGCTCAATAAGGTCTTGAGAAATAATCCGTATATGACAGTATCGAACGGACGCATGAAGAAGCAGGAGAAAGTTCCTTTCACGCCATTCAATGGTGATAGAGAACTACATAAGAGGTACGATTTGGCGGAATCCAAGTATCATGATCCATATATTCAAAGCCTACAATCTAAAAAGGCTTATATTGCATCTGGTTTCAAACCTGAGTACGTGTACAACAGATTATTAACGGAGGCATTTCTAGGGTTGGGCTGTATTATACAAGAAGAGCTATAG
- the AMD1 gene encoding AMP deaminase (Syntenic homolog of Ashbya gossypii ABR204C; Syntenic homolog of Saccharomyces cerevisiae YML035C (AMD1)) translates to MVSEKDYDNLGNLSLQESSPDEPPSSLFYEKSHFGSEGRYYSDDEKDAGSIKTNFSYHDEKKLLEQNSKLSALSHGAALTKRNTDSVATSSLNSPLPALTRRLSFSAKVSHPEPPSMMYLAGSPRSAPLSDERARSAEYRMGILIGGEEKCLASIEELVELYSRVTECRALREKYQTASMQYQYQNPKNRPEWEIYPPPPNPSYNFETKTVLKVANKSDCEVFDLEKCEIPGEDTEWDFTLNDDDLFEVHKSGDPASKIAEIPTLRDYYVDTEKILAVSSDGPSKSFAFRRLQYLEARWNLYILLNEYQETAVSKKNPHRDFYNVRKVDTHVHHSACMNQKHLLRFIKNKLRNSADEEVIFRDGKVLTLAEVFQSLNLTGYDLSIDTLDMHAHKDTFHRFDKFNLKYNPIGESRLREIFLKTDNYIKGSYLAEITKQVISDLENSKYQNCEYRISIYGRSLDEWDKLASWVIDNKLISHNVRWLIQVPRLYDIYKKAGTVKTFHDIMRNLFLPIFEVTKNPKKNPKLHVFLQRVIGFDSVDDESKVDRRFHKKYPRPSLWETSQNPPYSYHLYYLYAHMAYLNQWRAARGFNTFELRPHCGEAGDPEHLISAYLLAQGISHGILLRKVPFVQYLYYLDQIGIAMSPLSNNALFLTYDKNPFPVYFRRGLNVSLSTDDPLQFSYTREPLIEEYSVAAQIYKLSNVDMCELARNSVLQSGWEARIKKHWIGKDYLEKGIKGNDVEKANVPDIRINYRYETLATELELVTHYSNYNLQN, encoded by the coding sequence ATGGTATCAGAAAAGGATTACGACAATCTGGGAAACTTATCCCTACAGGAATCTTCCCCTGACGAGCCCCCGTCAAGTTTATTTTATGAAAAGTCGCACTTCGGAAGCGAGGGAAGATATTATAGTGACGATGAAAAGGATGCAGGATCGATAAAGACCAATTTCTCTTATCATGATGAAAAGAAGTTGCTTGAGCAGAATTCTAAGTTAAGTGCACTTAGTCACGGAGCTGCTTTAACGAAAAGGAATACCGATTCAGTTGCTACAAGCTCTTTAAATTCACCGCTACCGGCACTTACTAGAAGGCTATCATTTTCAGCCAAAGTCTCCCACCCAGAGCCTCCTTCTATGATGTACTTAGCAGGCTCTCCAAGAAGTGCACCACTTTCTGACGAAAGAGCGAGGTCAGCTGAGTATCGAATGGGTATTTTGATTGGTGGAGAAGAGAAATGTTTGGCTTctattgaagaattggTGGAGTTGTACTCGAGAGTAACGGAATGCCGGGCATTACGCGAAAAATACCAGACGGCATCTATGCAGTACCAGTACCAGAATCCGAAGAATAGACCTGAATGGGAAATCTATCCTCCACCACCAAATCCCTCGTATAATTTTGAGACCAAAACTGTATTGAAGGTTGCAAATAAATCTGACTGTGAGGTGTTTGACTTGGAAAAGTGTGAGATTCCTGGTGAAGACACTGAGTGGGATTTTACTCTAAATGATGATGACTTGTTTGAAGTTCACAAGAGTGGAGACCCTGCAAGCAAAATTGCAGAGATTCCAACTTTGCGGGATTATTATGTGGATACTGAAAAAATATTGGCGGTTTCCTCAGATGGTCCATCAAAATCCTTTGCATTTAGAAGGCTACAATATTTAGAAGCTCGTTGGAACCTATACATTTTGTTGAACGAATATCAGGAAACTGCAGTTTCAAAGAAGAACCCCCACAGGGATTTTTATAACGTCAGAAAGGTGGACACTCACGTTCACCATTCTGCCTGCATGAACCAAAAGCATCTGCTACGTTTCATCAAGAATAAGTTGAGAAACTCGGCAGATGAAGAGGTTATTTTTAGGGATGGCAAGGTCTTAACTTTGGCCGAAGTTTTCCAATCTTTAAACCTCACTGGTTATGATTTGTCTATAGACACATTAGACATGCATGCTCATAAGGATACGTTCCACAGATTTGACAAATTTAACTTGAAATATAACCCAATTGGAGAATCTAGGCTAAGAGAgatatttttgaaaacAGATAATTATATCAAGGGGTCCTATTTAGCTGAAATCACAAAGCAAGTTATTTCAGACTTGGAAAATTCGAAGTACCAGAACTGCGAGTATCGTATTTCTATTTACGGTAGATCCTTAGATGAATGGGACAAACTAGCTTCGTGGGTAATCGATAACAAGCTTATTTCCCACAATGTAAGATGGTTAATTCAGGTCCCTAGGTTGTATGACATATACAAGAAAGCAGGAACAGTAAAGACTTTCCACGACATCATGAGAAACCTCTTTTTGCCCATATTTGAAGTTACGAAGAACCCCAAGAAAAATCCAAAATTGCACGTCTTTTTGCAGAGAGTAATTGGTTTTGATTCAGTTGACGATGAATCTAAAGTCGACCGTCGCTTCCACAAAAAATATCCTCGCCCATCTTTATGGGAAACCTCTCAAAATCCACCTTACTCTTATCATTTGTACTACCTGTATGCTCATATGGCTTATTTGAACCAATGGAGAGCAGCTCGTGGTTTTAACACCTTTGAATTGCGCCCACATTGTGGTGAGGCTGGTGACCCAGAACATTTAATATCCGCATATTTATTGGCTCAAGGTATATCTCATGGTATTCTTTTAAGAAAGGTCCCCTTTGTGCAATACTTATATTACCTCGACCAAATTGGTATTGCAATGTCGCCGTTATCTAACAATGCTTTGTTTTTGACGTACGACAAGAATCCTTTCCCTGTCTACTTTAGAAGAGGCTTAAATGTTTCTCTTTCCACAGATGATCCATTACAGTTCTCTTATACAAGAGAGCCATTGATCGAAGAGTATTCTGTCGCAGCGCAGATCTACAAATTGTCGAATGTCGACATGTGCGAGTTGGCAAGGAATTCTGTACTTCAAAGTGGATGGGAAGCCCGCATTAAGAAGCATTGGATTGGAAAGGATTACTTAGAAAAGGGTATCAAGGGCAACGATGTTGAAAAGGCCAATGTTCCTGATATAAGAATCAATTATAGATACGAAACATTAGCAACCGAATTGGAGTTGGTCACTCACTACTCTAACTACAACTTGCAAAATTGA
- the PFA5 gene encoding palmitoyltransferase PFA5 (Syntenic homolog of Ashbya gossypii ABR203W; Syntenic homolog of Saccharomyces cerevisiae YDR459C (PFA5)) produces the protein MHKSLTRFTRHRWYRFFLPSVVFVLMLYCSWVYCHLFCIVELHNHLGLNVTPWVLMGIHLLVQVLVWYILVQIIAVGPGRQPKVLPFRIYPDTYGSDSATSKEELEVHSIIPPDVYQCDIQGYPIWCSTCQSLKIDRAHHSAPLGYCVPRFDHYCVWVGTAIGRKNYRLFIQYLFYFVIYAGLIAISIGVFARRIINYRNNNGLGPNVNIFVVLGMTGLGFCFVALLFMSFTFYMVTNRTSIETIMNRGKPTRRTCYCIYNLVDGYRYVLDCNAEEHNKVWANESIWENITGFIGPRVWMWFIPFGSNIPPFKQPSNEANYDMVVGPYLEKMSKKYKQSLMDRIQEGNYLTRLRAYGDNFR, from the coding sequence ATGCATAAATCGCTCACTAGGTTCACTCGACATCGATGGTATAGGTTCTTCCTACCTTCTGTTGTTTTTGTACTGATGCTATACTGCTCATGGGTATATTGTCACTTATTTTGTATTGTGGAGCTTCATAATCATTTGGGTTTGAATGTAACTCCATGGGTTCTCATGGGTATTCATTTGCTGGTCCAGGTGTTAGTTTGGTATATTTTAGTTCAGATTATAGCCGTTGGGCCAGGTAGACAGCCGAAGGTGCTACCGTTTAGAATATATCCAGATACGTATGGGAGTGATTCGGCTACCTCGAAGGAAGAACTTGAAGTCCACTCCATAATACCGCCAGATGTTTATCAGTGTGATATTCAAGGGTACCCTATCTGGTGCAGCACATGTCAGAGTCTTAAGATTGATAGAGCACATCACTCGGCGCCGCTCGGTTACTGTGTACCAAGATTCGACCACTACTGTGTTTGGGTGGGAACTGCGATTGGACGTAAGAACTATAGACTATTTATACAATACCTCTTTTACTTTGTGATTTATGCTGGTCTTATAGCGATCTCTATCGGTGTTTTCGCGAGAAGGATAATTAATTACAGAAATAATAACGGGCTTGGGCCTAATGTGAACATATTCGTGGTGCTTGGGATGACGGGATTGGGGTTCTGTTTTGTTGCGCTGTTGTTTATGTCGTTCACCTTCTATATGGTAACGAACCGGACATCTATTGAGACTATTATGAACCGCGGGAAGCCCACTAGGCGGACGTGCTATTGCATATATAATCTGGTGGATGGATACCGCTATGTGCTCGATTGTAACGCTGAGGAGCACAATAAGGTATGGGCTAATGAAAGTATTTGGGAAAATATTACTGGGTTCATAGGCCCTCGCGTGTGGATGTGGTTTATTCCATTTGGTAGTAATATCCCGCCCTTTAAGCAACCCAGTAATGAGGCGAACTACGACATGGTCGTTGGGCCTTACTTGGAGAAGATGAGTAAGAAGTATAAGCAGTCCTTAATGGATAGAATCCAGGAAGGCAATTATCTGACTAGGTTGCGCGCTTATGGTGATAACTTTAGGTAG
- the ACK1 gene encoding Ack1p (Syntenic homolog of Ashbya gossypii ABR200W; Syntenic homolog of Saccharomyces cerevisiae YDL203C (ACK1)) — protein sequence MYKNRNSVYEGHINMYPPQQQQMNRNPTTGTTDIKSESNNFLPYAVEDFETRDSVSSVYVSPTSASMVHSVPGHELQNLQETPPVPAEAQFPSFTSPPKSFEFTTHASPNMSHSKEDENDRPLSEFSEEALKFYKVYQTTINDALSFTPEIQLAWCEILLEYAFKPNFLSRYSINAKKLKRELTPQEREKNKATLLEHALKVLTKLLKMKYPPAIYLMGTLYSQQPYLDIDQEAIVPKNDVKALEYYRLAAKLGNADGCYRAGVSYEYGRGVPAGISRRDCLLKAVQYYETGVPLSREQTGSTCSMYKLGIFQLNGLIDEETGTVIVGQDVVSAVQWFEKATENENIASPQALFELAKIYEYDTLPPHIQQNLKSSHIPQDPVMALELYIKCACKCNYPLAQWKLGHCYEFGELNLPFSPAKSLAWYRLAATAKPRGNAMAMMSLSGWYLTGYPGILLPSDAEAFAWAARAAQAASGRLAKAEYGLGIFYEHGIGCDRDLNKALNHFNRAARLGHRRAIERLTIEQQ from the coding sequence ATGTACAAGAATCGGAATAGTGTGTATGAAGGCCATATAAACATGTATCCTCCTCAGCAACAACAGATGAATAGAAACCCAACAACTGGTACAACGGATATTAAGAGCGAGTCGAATAATTTCTTACCGTATGCTGTAGAGGATTTTGAAACAAGAGATTCTGTGTCTTCTGTTTACGTTTCTCCGACGTCAGCATCTATGGTTCATAGTGTACCGGGCCATGAGCTGCAAAATTTACAAGAGACACCACCAGTTCCTGCAGAAGCCCAGTTTCCGTCTTTTACGTCTCCTCCAAAGAGCTTCGAGTTTACTACTCACGCTTCACCCAATATGTCTCATAGTAAGGAGGACGAGAATGACAGACCGCTTTCAGAGTTTAGCGAGGAGGCTTTGAAGTTTTATAAAGTTTACCAGACCACGATCAACGATGCGCTGAGCTTCACACCTGAAATACAACTTGCTTGGTGTGAGATTTTGCTAGAGTATGCATTTAAACCTAACTTCTTGAGCCGGTATAGTATAAATGCTAAGAAACTAAAGAGAGAGCTTACACCGCAAGAACGAGAAAAGAACAAGGCCACGCTATTGGAACATGCATTAAAAGTGCTTACAAAGCTTCTGAAAATGAAGTATCCTCCAGCTATATATTTAATGGGTACTCTCTATTCTCAGCAGCCTTACTTGGATATCGATCAGGAAGCCATCGTTCCCAAAAACGATGTGAAGGCCCTAGAATACTATAGATTGGCGGCAAAGTTAGGTAACGCCGACGGATGCTACAGAGCAGGTGTTTCTTATGAGTATGGGCGTGGGGTTCCTGCTGGTATAAGTCGCAGAGATTGTCTACTCAAGGCTGTGCAGTACTATGAAACTGGGGTCCCTCTATCTCGAGAACAGACTGGAAGCACCTGCAGTATGTACAAATTGGGCATATTTCAACTAAACGGTTTAATAGATGAGGAAACTGGAACTGTGATCGTTGGGCAGGATGTAGTATCCGCAGTGCAGTGGTTCGAAAAGGCAACAGAAAACGAAAACATAGCCTCCCCACAAGCCTTGTTCGAATTGGCTAAAATTTACGAGTATGATACATTGCCACCTCATATACAACAGAATTTAAAATCCAGCCATATCCCCCAGGATCCTGTAATGGCACTTGAGCTATATATCAAATGCGCGTGCAAGTGTAACTATCCGTTGGCGCAATGGAAGCTAGGGCACTGTTACGAGTTTGGGGAACTTAATTTACCGTTTAGTCCGGCGAAATCCTTGGCTTGGTATCGTCTGGCTGCTACAGCAAAGCCAAGAGGTAATGCTATGGCGATGATGTCCTTAAGTGGTTGGTATCTGACAGGGTATCCTGGGATTTTGTTACCCAGCGATGCTGAAGCCTTTGCGTGGGCTGCAAGGGCCGCTCAGGCCGCATCTGGAAGACTAGCGAAGGCAGAATACGGATTGGGGATTTTTTACGAGCATGGTATCGGTTGTGATAGGGACCTAAATAAGGCCCTTAATCACTTTAACCGAGCTGCGCGTCTGGGTCACCGGCGGGCTATAGAACGACTAACTATCGAACAACAATAG